The sequence below is a genomic window from Leisingera sp. M658.
TCCAGCGGATCGCGTCCAGCAGCGCCTCAAACGACGCATCTATGATGTTCGGGCTGACGCCAACGGTCGACCAGCGGTGGCCCTGGCTGTCTTCGCTGTCGATAATAACCCGCGTCACCGCCTCGGTGCCGCCCTGGGTGATCCGCACCTTGAAATCCACCAGCCGCATATCTTCCAGCTGTGCAGAATAGCGCCCCAGGTCCTTGCTCAGCGCCCGCGCCAGCGCGTTGACCGGACCACGATCGCTGCCGGTGTCATCAAGGGATTCACTTACAGACAGCCGCTTTTCGCCATCGACCTTAACCACCACAACCGCCTCTGACAGGCTGACCATCCGGTTGTACTTGTTTTTGCGCCGTTCGACGGTGACCTTATAGCGTTTGACTTCAAAGAATTCCGGCAGCTGCCCCAGCTCCTTGCGCGCCAGCAGCTCAAACGACGCCTGCGCGGTGTCATAGGAGTACCCCTCCGCCTCCCGCGTCTTGATCCGGTCCAGGATCAGCGCCAGTGCCGGATTGCCTTTGTCCACACTCAGGCCCGCATCGGTCAATCGCTTGCGCAGGTTCGACTGACCGGCCTGGTTCGACATCGGTATAACCCGTGCGTTGCCAACCTTGTCCGGCACAATGTGTTCATAGGTCGAAGGATCCTTGAGGATCGCGCTGGCGTGCAGCCCCGCCTTATGGGCAAAGGCCGAGGCTCCCACATAAGCCGCCTGCCGCACCGGAACGCGGTTCAGGATATCGTCCAGCATCCGGCTGATCCGGGTTAGGCCTTCCAAAGCTTCGTGGGTGACGCCTGTCTCAAACTGGCTGGCATAGGGTTCCTTCAACAGCAGTGTCGGGATCAGCGCAGTCAGGTTGGCATTGCCGCAGCGTTCACCTAAGCCGTTCAGTGTGCCCTGGATCTGGCGCGCGCCGGCCTCCACTGCCGCGAGCGAGC
It includes:
- the cimA gene encoding citramalate synthase, producing MAKERLYLYDTTLRDGQQTQGVQFSTAEKKQIAQALDGLGVDYIEGGWPGANPTDSAFFNEAPDTRATMTAFGMTKRAGRSAENDDVLAAVMNAGTPAVCLVGKSHDYHVTQALGITLDENLENIRASVAHIVAQGREALFDAEHFFDGYKDNPGYALDACRAALEAGARWVVLCDTNGGALPSEVKQIVSEVVAAGIPGEKLGIHTHNDTENAVACSLAAVEAGARQIQGTLNGLGERCGNANLTALIPTLLLKEPYASQFETGVTHEALEGLTRISRMLDDILNRVPVRQAAYVGASAFAHKAGLHASAILKDPSTYEHIVPDKVGNARVIPMSNQAGQSNLRKRLTDAGLSVDKGNPALALILDRIKTREAEGYSYDTAQASFELLARKELGQLPEFFEVKRYKVTVERRKNKYNRMVSLSEAVVVVKVDGEKRLSVSESLDDTGSDRGPVNALARALSKDLGRYSAQLEDMRLVDFKVRITQGGTEAVTRVIIDSEDSQGHRWSTVGVSPNIIDASFEALLDAIRWKLIHDGGAGQADDV